A genome region from Methylobacterium sp. FF17 includes the following:
- a CDS encoding alpha/beta hydrolase, whose protein sequence is MNAPSLGFLHRFVPGGMPERAPLLLLHGTGGNETDLLPLGEALAPGAALLSPRGPVLENGMPRFFRRLAEGVFDEEDVRRRAGELADFVSDARAAYGLAAPVAVGFSNGANIAAALLLLQPEALSGAVLLRPMLPLTATSPVDLGGRPVLMLSGLADPIVPAANAGALAERLRGHGGHVAHETLPAGHGLTQADVERSAGWIARHFPA, encoded by the coding sequence ATGAACGCTCCATCCCTTGGCTTCCTTCACCGCTTCGTGCCCGGTGGCATGCCCGAGCGGGCGCCGCTCCTGCTGCTCCACGGCACCGGAGGTAACGAGACCGACCTCCTGCCCCTCGGGGAGGCCCTCGCTCCCGGGGCAGCCCTCCTCTCTCCGCGGGGGCCCGTGCTGGAGAACGGCATGCCCCGGTTCTTCCGGCGCCTGGCCGAGGGCGTCTTCGACGAGGAGGATGTCCGGCGTCGCGCCGGGGAGCTCGCCGACTTCGTCTCGGATGCGCGGGCCGCCTACGGCCTCGCCGCACCCGTGGCGGTCGGTTTCTCCAACGGCGCCAACATCGCCGCCGCCCTGCTGCTGCTGCAGCCCGAGGCCCTGTCCGGCGCGGTGCTGCTGCGGCCGATGCTGCCGCTGACCGCGACGTCTCCCGTGGACCTCGGCGGGCGCCCTGTGCTGATGCTCTCGGGCCTCGCAGACCCGATCGTGCCGGCCGCGAATGCCGGCGCGCTGGCGGAACGGTTGCGGGGCCATGGGGGCCATGTTGCCCACGAAACCCTGCCGGCCGGACACGGCCTCACGCAAGCGGATGTGGAGCGGTCCGCAGGCTGGATCGCTCGCCATTTCCCGGCGTGA
- the cyoD gene encoding cytochrome o ubiquinol oxidase subunit IV codes for MSAASKAAYGQDAHGHAGHGHADGHGDHGQTHGSFKGYMTGFVLSVILTAIPFILVMGNVLGNDRLTGIVIMGFAVVQIVVHMIYFLHMNTKSESGWTFLALIFTLTLVIITLTGSLWVMYHLNTNMMPMHMHTR; via the coding sequence ATGAGCGCCGCGTCGAAGGCAGCCTACGGGCAGGACGCCCACGGGCACGCGGGCCATGGCCACGCTGACGGGCATGGCGACCACGGCCAGACCCACGGTTCGTTCAAGGGCTACATGACCGGCTTCGTGCTGTCGGTCATCCTGACGGCGATCCCCTTCATCCTGGTGATGGGCAACGTGCTGGGGAACGACCGGCTCACCGGCATCGTCATCATGGGCTTCGCCGTGGTGCAGATCGTGGTTCATATGATTTACTTCCTGCACATGAACACGAAGTCCGAGAGCGGTTGGACCTTCCTGGCCCTGATCTTCACCCTGACCCTGGTGATCATCACCCTGACGGGTTCGCTCTGGGTGATGTACCACCTCAACACCAACATGATGCCGATGCACATGCATACGCGCTGA
- a CDS encoding ring-cleaving dioxygenase produces the protein MSQYGIHHVTAFSGPVARNLDFYTDVLGLRFVKRTVNFDDPGTYHLYYGDETGQPGTILTFFPIAHAAPGRVGIGETQETAFRVPRASIGWWTHRFVEKGVPHESPVQAFGEPTLRFRDPDGMMLALVGVETVDEAFAWVGGRVPVEHAIRGFHGVTLLVVEAGPTAAILADVLGFRETGREGVMVRLTSGAKAGGSVTLRAVGEFLPGRQGAGSVHHIAFRAADDAAQAEMVAKLTGTHGLAVTEQRDRQYFRSVYFREPGGVLFEIATDVPGFTVDEPAVSLGEALKLPSFLEPHRSRIEAQLPQIA, from the coding sequence ATGTCCCAATACGGCATCCACCACGTGACCGCCTTCTCCGGCCCCGTCGCGCGCAATCTCGATTTCTACACCGACGTTCTCGGATTGCGGTTCGTAAAGAGAACCGTCAATTTCGACGACCCGGGTACCTATCACCTCTATTATGGTGATGAGACCGGCCAACCGGGCACCATCCTGACCTTCTTCCCGATCGCGCACGCAGCTCCGGGCCGGGTCGGGATCGGGGAGACGCAGGAGACCGCGTTCCGGGTGCCACGTGCCTCCATCGGCTGGTGGACCCATCGGTTCGTCGAAAAAGGCGTGCCTCATGAATCCCCGGTGCAGGCCTTCGGCGAACCGACCCTGCGCTTCCGGGACCCGGATGGGATGATGCTGGCCCTCGTGGGCGTCGAGACTGTGGATGAAGCGTTCGCCTGGGTTGGCGGCCGGGTTCCGGTCGAGCATGCGATCCGGGGCTTCCACGGCGTCACGCTGCTCGTGGTCGAGGCCGGTCCCACGGCGGCGATCCTCGCGGATGTGCTCGGCTTCCGCGAGACCGGACGCGAGGGCGTGATGGTCCGCCTGACCAGCGGTGCGAAGGCCGGCGGCTCCGTGACCCTGCGGGCGGTGGGCGAGTTCCTGCCCGGTCGGCAGGGCGCCGGCTCGGTGCATCATATCGCATTTCGGGCGGCGGACGATGCAGCGCAGGCCGAGATGGTGGCGAAGCTGACCGGAACGCATGGGCTCGCCGTCACCGAGCAGCGCGACCGGCAGTATTTCCGCTCGGTCTACTTCCGTGAGCCCGGCGGGGTGCTGTTCGAGATCGCGACCGACGTGCCCGGCTTCACCGTGGACGAGCCCGCAGTATCCTTGGGCGAGGCGCTCAAACTGCCGAGCTTCCTCGAACCGCACCGGTCCCGGATCGAGGCGCAGCTGCCTCAGATCGCCTGA
- the cyoC gene encoding cytochrome o ubiquinol oxidase subunit III, with translation MNLSTGKEPVDSAAFYDAAGEHHPEGSTMLGFWLYLMSDCLIFAALFATYAVVGRNYAAGPSPKDLFDLPLVALNTSMLLFSSITYGFAMLEMEKGYLARCQLWLAVTGLFGIAFVGLELYEFQHLIHEGATPQRSAFLSAFFTLVGTHGLHVTLGIVWLVILMVQVHRRGLVPENKRRLLCLSMFWHFLDVIWIGVFTFVYLMGVLQ, from the coding sequence ATGAACCTGTCGACCGGCAAGGAGCCGGTCGACTCCGCGGCCTTCTACGACGCCGCCGGCGAGCATCACCCGGAAGGGAGCACGATGCTCGGCTTCTGGCTGTACCTGATGAGCGACTGCCTCATCTTCGCGGCGCTGTTCGCCACCTACGCAGTGGTGGGACGCAACTACGCGGCGGGGCCCTCGCCGAAGGATCTCTTCGACCTGCCGCTGGTGGCGCTCAACACCTCCATGCTGCTGTTCTCCTCCATCACCTACGGCTTCGCGATGCTGGAGATGGAGAAGGGCTACCTGGCACGCTGCCAACTCTGGCTCGCGGTCACCGGACTGTTCGGCATCGCCTTCGTGGGCCTCGAACTCTACGAGTTCCAGCACCTCATCCACGAGGGTGCGACCCCGCAGCGGAGCGCCTTCCTCTCCGCCTTCTTCACCCTGGTCGGTACCCACGGCCTGCACGTGACACTGGGTATCGTCTGGCTGGTGATCCTGATGGTCCAAGTGCACCGGCGCGGCCTCGTGCCCGAGAACAAGCGCCGGCTCCTCTGCCTCAGCATGTTCTGGCACTTCCTGGACGTGATCTGGATCGGCGTGTTCACCTTCGTGTACCTGATGGGAGTCCTGCAATGA
- a CDS encoding SURF1 family protein, whose amino-acid sequence MRASGPGRWRSGSILLLLCCVGLILVAALTALGTWQIQRRAWKHDLIARVDARIHSDPVKAPGPALWDRLTADADAYRRVRATGLLRHNQETLVQAVTELGAGFWVMTPLERADGTTILVNRGFVPPDRRDPATRAEARDESPVTITGLLRLSEPGGGFLRTNDAGAGRWYSRDVAAIAQARGLSRVAPYFIDAEAQPDAASSPVGGLTIVAFPDHHLVYAITWYVLALMVAGAVAYTVIDARRTQRRPKP is encoded by the coding sequence ATGCGAGCGTCCGGCCCGGGGCGATGGCGCTCCGGGTCCATCCTCCTGCTTCTCTGCTGTGTCGGGCTCATCCTGGTCGCCGCCCTGACGGCCCTCGGAACCTGGCAGATCCAGCGTCGGGCCTGGAAGCACGACCTCATCGCCCGGGTCGATGCCCGCATCCACAGCGATCCGGTCAAGGCACCCGGACCGGCGCTCTGGGATAGGCTGACCGCCGACGCGGACGCCTACCGGCGGGTTCGGGCGACGGGGCTCCTGCGCCATAATCAGGAAACACTGGTTCAGGCTGTGACCGAACTCGGAGCCGGGTTCTGGGTCATGACCCCGCTGGAGCGTGCGGACGGCACCACGATCCTCGTCAATCGCGGCTTCGTTCCTCCCGACCGGCGTGATCCGGCCACACGGGCCGAAGCGCGGGACGAGAGCCCCGTGACGATCACGGGGCTCCTCCGCTTGAGCGAACCCGGCGGCGGCTTCCTGCGCACGAACGATGCCGGTGCCGGGCGCTGGTACTCGCGGGACGTGGCAGCGATCGCGCAGGCGCGCGGGCTGTCCCGCGTCGCGCCCTACTTCATCGATGCCGAAGCCCAGCCCGATGCCGCTTCCTCGCCGGTGGGTGGCCTCACCATCGTGGCCTTCCCCGACCATCACCTCGTCTACGCCATCACCTGGTATGTTCTCGCCCTCATGGTCGCGGGCGCTGTTGCCTACACGGTGATCGATGCCCGCCGGACCCAACGGAGACCAAAGCCGTAG